The window TTGCTGCCGTTGACGATTGATCAGGTGAAGCGGGTGTTGGGGGATTATGCCCATGTTGTGAAAGTGATGACGCTGGCACCGGAATTAGACACAACGGGAGAGGTAATTCCTTATTTGCGATCGCTTGGGATTACCGTGAGTTTGGGACACTCTCAGGCAACCGCAACCCAAGCCGAGGATGCCTTTAAACTAGGAGCATCAATGGTGACTCATGCCTTTAATGCCATGCCGGGACTGCACCACCGAGAACCGGGACTTTTAGGTGCCGCCCTTGTCCATCCCGGCGTCTACTGTGGTCTAATTGCGGATGGTCAGCATGTCAGTCCGACCATGATGCAGCTACTGTTACGTGCCGGTTGCTACGAAAAAGGGCTGTTTTTGGTGAGCGATGCCTTGGCACCCATCGGATTATCGGATGGAGTTTACCCTTGGGATATGCGCCAAATTGAAGTGAAAAATGGTACAGCACGATTAGCCGATGGTACCTTGGCGGGGACAACGTTGCCGTTGTTGGTGGGGGTAGAAAATTTGGTGCAGTGGGGGATGTGTGGAGTAGAAGAAGCGATCGCACTGGCGACGGAAGCACCTCGACGTGCGATCGATCTACCTGGAATTGCTGTGAATCAAGCCGCAAAGCTGTTGCGTTGGCATCTATATGAAGCAACATCCAAACTCACCTGGCAACGCTTAATCTTGGAAAAAAGCTAAATCATTGAAACTGCGTTTGTGCAAGCCTACTTAGACTGAATCATTCGATTAATCACCCGATGAATTGCATAAGAGGCAGAGGTTAGTGAGATAAGTAGGGTTTGCTGTAAAAACCGGAAACCCTTAGCTATAAATAGTTTGAGCGGTCTTGAAAGTTGTTCAGCTCCCAGGAAATCTGGTAGAATCCCACAAAATCCTTGTACCAAGAGCAGGGAAAATGTACAGAAAAGCTTCCTCAAGCCCGACCCCACCGGAAAACTTTGAGCTGCCCTTTGAGGGAAAGTTATCACAAGATAACCGTTGGGTAATCATGGCAAATCTGATACCCTGGGATGAATTTGAAGAGGAATACGCCAAAATTTTTTCTATTGATATGGGGGCACCTGCGCTGCCATTTCGGATGGCATTGGGTTCATTAATAATCAAAGAAAGATTAGGAATAAGCGATCGGGAAACAGTAGAACAAATAAAAGAAAACCCTTACTTACAATACTTTATAGGGAGAAAGCATTACAGCAACGAAGCCCCTTATGATGCCTCACTTTTGGTAAGATTTAGAGAAAGGATAAATGTTGATTTAGTAAATCAAATAAATCAAAGAATGGTAAAGAAGATTCAGGAAGAAACAGAGGAGGAATCTAAAAAAAAAGCTCACTCTCAGAAAGGCAAGAAACAAGAGAAAGCCCGAATCAAGGGAAATTAATTCTGGATGCTACCTGTGCGCCAGGAGATATCAGCTATCCCAATGACTTGGGTCTATTAAATCAAGCCAGAGTCAAAACGGAAAAGATAATAGATACTCTCTATAAGCCCCTAAAAGGGAGACTAAAGAAAAAGCCAAAAACTTATAGAAACCTCGCTCGGAAAGATTACTTGAAAGTCGCCAAAAAACGGAGATCGTCAAGAAAAGAGAGAAGAAAAGCTATAAAAAAACAACTGAAATATATAAAAAGAAATTTATCACACATTGACCAGCTCCTTCAGACAGGAGAAGCACTTGAGGGTTTGAGCATCTCTCAATATAAGAGCTTGCTGGTGGTGGCGGAAGTTTACCGTCAACAGCAATGGATGTATGAGAATAAAGCCCAGAGAATTGACGACAGAATAGTCAGTTTAAGTCAGCCCCATATCCGTCCAATTGTGAGAGGAAAAGCCGGAAAACCTGTAGAATTTGGAGCTAAACTAGCAGCAAGCGTCAGAGATGGATATGTCTTTTTAGACCGTATAAGCTGGGATAACTTTAATGAAGCCGGAGACTTAAAAGCCCAAATAGAAGCATTTAAACAGCACACAGGAGTCTATCCCGAATCAGTACATGTAGATAGAATTTATCGAAATCGCGAGAATCGAGCATTCTGTAAAGAAAGAGGGATTAGAATAAGTGGCCCCCCCTTAGGCAGACCTCCAGCTAATGTCAGCTCAGACAAAAAGAAACAAGCCTTAGACGACGAGAAGGTTCGCAATGCTATTGAAGGAAAATTTGGCATCTCAAAGCGAAGATTTAGCTTGAATCGCGTCATGGCTAAACTGCCTCATACTTCTCAAACGGCTATTGCTATCACTTTTTTAGTCATGAATCTTTCCACCCTGCTACGGCAGTTTTTTTGTCTTTTTTTGTGCAATACACAACATCACGCCTTTTTTCTCGATAACTATTAATTCGGCTTATGCTTGTGGGAATTAACAACAACAAAAGCTCATTATTATTCCAGGATTAAATAACTGATTAATCCATCGGTTGTTTTTCGCCGACTTATTCAGCAAGCCCTAAGTACTACAGGTACTGTCTACTCCTAAACACGACCCATGTTAATTGAACAGTTGGTCATCAACCCCTTAGTCTTCTTCCGGATTATCGTCATTGTCATCGCCTCGGTTTGCCTCCACGAACTCGCTCACGGATGGGCGGCTGTTATACCAATTCACTAAATGCTTGCTACAGATAGTTTTCTTGTTCCCCCCTTAGTAAGGGGGGCTAGGGGGGTCGATGTGTAACGGATTAAAAGTGAAATGGTATTAGCCAGGGCGATGATACGCCTAGAAAAGCTGGTCATTTAACGCTCAATCCAGTCGTTCACATGGGTTGGTACTCGATCATCTTCCTCTGTATTGGTGGCATTTACTGGGGTCAAATGCCTGTAAACCCGTCTAAGTTTCGCTCTCCGAAGTGGGGAAATATTCTGGTATCTGCCGCAGGACCATTACTCAATCTCTCTCTGGGGATTTTGTTCCTGATACTACTCAAGGTATCTTCCAGTTCACCTTTAGCGGAACTTGTAAGTTCTCAATTTCTGTTGCTAGGAGCACGAATCAATTTGATATTATTTCTGTTTAATCTTCTCCCCATTCCACCACTCGATGGGTTTCATGTGTTTAGTGAGTTTTTCCCTAGCTTTAAACCGCTCGAAAACAGCCCTTATGGGTTGTTGGCTTTGATGATTATCTTTAGTACTGGTTTGACATCGGGGCTGGCAGACGTTGCCGATTTAATGATTAGAGCCGTGAGTGGAATGTGATTCACTCAATAGTTCTGCGATCGCTTGAAATTATTAAATCGAATATTACCCAAAAAGACAAAAAATTACGTCATGTTATTAACAGGTTGAGTGGTATGGGCTGGGTGAGGAATCAGGGTAACCAGGACAATCTTGCTCTTACCCTCAACCTCCACTCCCACAAGGGGGAGAGTCGGAGCAGGATTGACCCTCTATGGGTAACAACTGGTAAAGTAAGTAACCGTGCCCAATTCCTCATGACAATCCAACTTTATGAACACCATTGATGACAAAATCGTTGTCAAAGAATATTTTAATGCGACGGGATTTGACCGTTGGCGGCGGATTTACGGCGATGGCGAGGTAAATAAAGTCCAGCTCGATATCCGCACTGGACATCAGCAAACCGTCGATACTGTCCTCAGTTGGCTTGAGGCAGACGGCAATTTATCCGGTTTGTCCATCTGTGATGCGGGTTGTGGCGTTGGTAGCCTGAGTATTCCCTTGGCGAAATCGGGTGCTAAAGTCTTTGGCAGCGATATCTCGGAAAAAATGGTGGAGGAAGCCAAAGACAGAGCCAAGGAGAGTTTGGGTAATGTGGACAATCTGACGTTTGCCGCACAGGATTTAGAGGGATTGAGTGGCAAATACAACACCGTCATTTGCCTGGATGTGTTGATTCACTATCCCCAAGATAAAGCCGCCCAAATGATTGCCCATCTTGCCTCGCTTGCCGAGTCTCGCCTGATTCTCAGCTTTGCTCCCAAAACCTTGTGCTACAGTTTGCTCAAGAAAGTTGGAGAGTTCTTCCCAGGACCGAGTAAAGCCACCCGCGCCTACTTGCATCGTGAAGCCGACATCATCAAAATCTTGGAAGATAACGGCTTTTCAATTCAGCGCAATGCGATGACGAGTACTCGATTTTACTTCTCTCGTCTTCTGGAAGCTACCCGTCAATGAGGTTAGAATTTTGGTGGCATTCATGCAATAACTAAAGCCATGAAGCTCATCAAGAAATTGTCAGCAGGCTTCCTACTCACGCTAGGAAGTATGTGTTTGATCGCCGCAGCTTATGCCCCATTTAATCACGAAATTAGCCCGGAGGAGCAACGCAGCGATGCGATCGCTTGTCTCCTCCTTGGCTTACCTGTGACTAGCGCAGGCGGATGGATGGCTTGGTGGTTGCATCAACAAGGGAAGAAAGAAAAACGCGATCGCCTCCAATCTATCTTCTAGGGAGCATCCCAATTTTGCAAGAAGGCAAGAGAACGGGAAGTTTATTCGCGATTTTTACTCGCGAATAAAGGCCGACTAGGCGGATGTTGCCCTAACTGCGACAATTTAATTAGTTAGGGAGCCTCTTTATGACAATGACACCAGAAGACAAAAAACTTTTAGCCGACCATATCAAGGCGATAGCTAAAATTCTCTATAAAAATACTCCACAAGAGAAAATTGAGACGTTAGAGGGTATTGAAACAGCGGTGCGCGACCAAGTGCTAGAACATGTCAGCCCCCAAATAACCTTTTTTTTATCGGAGAAAAGACGGGAACAGAATCGGGACGCATCCGAACGATAAGAAGTTGTGTGGGTCGGATAAAAATCACTCAAAAACAAGCGTCACGTTTAGGAATTGAGCCGTATCGACGGTTAAGTCCTCTTCTGGAAAAATGCTGTTTATTACTTGCAGCAAATGAATCATTTCAAGATGCAGAGAATGACCTGAAAGTCTTGACCGGGGTAGAAGTAGGTCACAGCACTCATCATCGCCAAGCCCAGAAAGTAGAGCTATCGCCACCTAATATTAAACAAAACTGACAGAAGTTTGTCTCGATGGTGGGAAAGTGCGTTTACGCTCACAGGAAAAAGGTAAACCCGCCTACTGGAAGGAGTATAAAACCGGACGACTACAAGGAATATATTACGGAGCCTTCTTTCAAGATAATTTTTCTCTAATTAATTGGGTGAACAGCCAAAACCTGGCTCGAACCATTTATTGCTTGGGTGATGGACACGATGGGGTGTGGAACCTATTTGCACAAATAGCCGACGACCAGACCCGACAAGAAATTCTTGACTGGTATCATTTGAAAGAGAACCTCTATAAAATTCAGGCATCGAAAAAGTTTTTAGAACAAATCGAAGCAGATTTGTGGCAAGGAGTGGTCGAAGAAGCGATTAGTAAACTCCGGAAAACTAACTATGTCGGGGCTACTAACTTTATAAGTTATCTACGTAAACATAGGCATCGCTTAGTCAATTATATGTACTTTCAAGCCGAACAATTAAGTTCGATTGCTTCGGGAGCTGTAGAGTCTGCGGTCAAACAGATAGACAAGCGGCTACAAATAGTCGGCGCTCAATGGAAGTCCCAAAATTTACCGCAAATGCTGCAACTGCGGTGCGCTTATCTGAATCGACAGCTTGCTCCAAGCGCTTAAAAAACCCAAAAACAGTATGAAAAGAAGCACGCTGCTTTTTTTCGCGAGTTACAATCGCGAATAATTAGGATTTATCTTTATGCCTCGAAAGACTTCCAAGGATATTGAGCGAGATAAACTCGCTCGATTTGAGCGTATTAAAAAGGCGATAGCAGCGTTAGAAAAACAACAAAGACAAATATTAAAACAGGGTGAGCTGGCTCCATCCGGGGCTTGGGTAGCGCGTTATCAAGTTCGGCAAAATAATAAGAAATATTGGTACTACAAATTACAAGTGCCGACTCCATACTTCCCATGCGCGACCTCCGAAGAGTTGAGTAAATACAAGCATCTGGGGAAAGCTGGTACTACTGACCATATAGATGCTGTCATGTCTGTTTTTAGGCGTTCTGTTATCGATGAGATACAGAAGCTCATCCGTTCCCTAGATGATTGCTTGCTGGATATTACTTCTGGAGCCGAGCAGGAGGAAGAAAAACCGCAGGATTGAATCTCCCGAAGTATTCGCGATTATTACTCGCGAATAATGGCTGTCCCTTTATTTTTGCACAATTGGGATGCTCCCATCTTCTATGAGTTTCTAAAACAAAGCAAAGGGCAAATTACGCTTCTCCAGTTTGCAATGGAGGCAAAGTTAACTGGAACCGAAGCAAGGCAATTTCTGGAAGAACAAGCTAGAGAGTTCAATGCTAATTTTGAGGTAAACGATCAGGGCGAAATTTTTTATTTTTTTAACATGGGATCTACTAATTCTCAACCTCAATATTTAGAGGCTTCAAATCATACAACTAATAGGGTTGATACTGCTTTACCCAAAAAAAAGAAGCGCAAAAGAAAAAGAGGTTTAAACTAAATAGAACTAATCCAGCCCGAATTGGAACCATGAAGCCATTCAAAAAAATCTCTGCGGGTTTACTTCTCACCATTGGATTTGTCTTTTTGATGGTTCCAGTGGTGGTACTAACGAGACAAGATGCAACCCCAGAGGATCGGATGGATGCCATAGGCGGTTTTGTGATTGGTTTTCCAGCGGCTGTCTGGGGAGGGTGGTTAGCCTTGAGCCTCAAGCGCCAAAATCAAAATGAAGGATGCGATCGCCTTCACTCTACGTTTTACCGATTGCTCCAACAAGGGAATGGGCAAATCACTGTCATGCGGTTTGCAATGGAGGCAAACTTGCCTGCGGCTACGGCAAAGCAATATTTAGATGAGAAAGCGAAAGAGTTTGATGCTGATTTTGGTGTAAGTGAAGCAGGGGGAATTTTTTATGACTTTATTCTTTAGATGCTAAAACTTGATTTATGACTCGAATTTTTATAGTAATTGCTGCCATTCTTGCTGGCTTAGCCGTGGCTGCTGGAGCGTTTGCCGGCCATGCCCTAAAAGAAAAGCTAACTGAGCGTGCCTTGGAAATTTTTGAGACAGGTGCTCGTTATCAGATGTATCACGCCTTAGCGCTGCTGATGGTGGCATTGTTGTTAACCCGTGCTGAAACCTCGCAAAATTTCTTGACAGCATCGGGTTCGGCTTTTATTGTCGGCGTTGCTCTGTTTTCGGGTAGTCTATACGCCTTGAGTTTGAGTGGGATTAAGTGGCTGGGTGCCATTACGCCGTTGGGCGGTGTGGCGTTTATGGTGGGTTGGGGATGTCTGGCGATCGCGGCTTGGGGTTTCAAGTAAGGCAAAAGTGCGATCGCTCTAGTGAAAGATCAGCCGAGCGCACCCTGTAGCCAAGTCAAATGCGATCGCACTTTCCGCTAGTGGTTAGTTGGATGAAGTGCGATCGCGCATCCTAGGTAAAAGACGAAGCTGACTGTATATGATCTTGGGCAATCCGTTGCTCTTGCTCGGTAATAACTCGATCTGAAGACCACAAGATCAGACCCCACTGCCCATAGGTTACATCCTCAAACAAACGTAAGCCGGAGGTTTTATCCCAGAGGTGGACGAGTGCCAAGGGCAAAGTAATTCCAAGTGACTCCTCAAATGCTTTTTTATCCCAAGGTTGAGGTGGTAAAACCTGACAATGCATTGGCATTGGCATGGATACATCTGGAGAATCGACAATGCCTATAGATTCAATGGCATGAATTAATTTATCGATGTCTTGTTGTTCCATATTTAACTGCTACCAGTCCCGCCTGAAGGCTACGTGCTAGGACTTTTATCGGATCGATAACCCTGCTTTTCGGAAAATTTGCTCCGGCGTCAGTTGCAGTTCGGGGAAAATCGGATCTGCCAGTGACGTTGTTCCCGTGCAGGTTTGAGGGGGCGCATCTGGATAAAAAACGGTGATACTTCTAGCTTGCGTATCAACAATCCAAACTCTTAGGACACCAGCAGCTAAGTAGTCGGTAGCTTTGGCGGTGAGTTCTCCAAAGGTTTGTCCCGGAGAAATAATCTCGATCGCGAGTTCGCAAGGGGTAGGACAAGCTTCATCCCGCAACCAGTCTGTTGGTAGACGTTCGTAGGAGATGTAGAGGAGGTCTGGTGCTGGCACCCAGTCTTTCCCTTGGCGTTTCAAGGTTACTGCCCATTCTGGCTCAATTCGACCTCGATCTTCACTCCAGGGGTCGAGGAGGAGTAACAGAGCTTTTTGCACACTAGAGTGAAAAAATTTAGGAGACATCTTGGGTACTGCCTGACCATCGATTAACTCATAAGCCACATCATTGTCCGGCAGTGCGAGAAATTCTTCTAGGGTGAGTTGGCTTTGAGATTTGACCATTTTGGGTGTGTCTAGATGTGTGTGGTTGGGCGCTCATACTTTTGCATAGTAGATGAGATGAAGCGCGATCGCACGGCTAGCTAGATAAACAAGCGATCGCACTTTCCGCTAGTGGTTAGTTGGATGAAGTGCGATCGCTTTTTATGCTGGCAAAAGTGAGCTTTTAAAAAATTATGTGCATAACCCCAAAATGGCAATTAACGGAAGATTCATACCTTCTTAGAAGCAAGGGTATTATTCTTTCTCGGTCGCCCTCCTTTTTTGCCATTTTTCCGTGCCGCTGCGGATTTGGTACTTGAAGTTGCTTGCCCTCCCTTGCGGCCTAGTTCAGCCATCCAGGATTTTGTACCAAATAT of the Allocoleopsis franciscana PCC 7113 genome contains:
- the nagA gene encoding N-acetylglucosamine-6-phosphate deacetylase, producing the protein MSPNLDIINARVPGYQGLQQIRVDEQGMIACIEPMESNLSIGVADESSRLDVAGDWVSLGGVDLQINGGLGLAFTDLSLDDEYTLKKICQYLWNQGVDAFLPTLVTTSVENIQRSLGVMDEFVASYPLLSKGGQEGVGVAQILGVHLEGPFLNPQKRGAHPAEYLLPLTIDQVKRVLGDYAHVVKVMTLAPELDTTGEVIPYLRSLGITVSLGHSQATATQAEDAFKLGASMVTHAFNAMPGLHHREPGLLGAALVHPGVYCGLIADGQHVSPTMMQLLLRAGCYEKGLFLVSDALAPIGLSDGVYPWDMRQIEVKNGTARLADGTLAGTTLPLLVGVENLVQWGMCGVEEAIALATEAPRRAIDLPGIAVNQAAKLLRWHLYEATSKLTWQRLILEKS
- a CDS encoding IS5 family transposase (programmed frameshift), encoding MYRKASSSPTPPENFELPFEGKLSQDNRWVIMANLIPWDEFEEEYAKIFSIDMGAPALPFRMALGSLIIKERLGISDRETVEQIKENPYLQYFIGRKHYSNEAPYDASLLVRFRERINVDLVNQINQRMVKKIQEETEEESKKKSLSERQETRESPNQGKLILDATCAPGDISYPNDLGLLNQARVKTEKIIDTLYKPLKGRLKKKPKTYRNLARKDYLKVAKKRRSSRKERRKAIKKQLKYIKRNLSHIDQLLQTGEALEGLSISQYKSLLVVAEVYRQQQWMYENKAQRIDDRIVSLSQPHIRPIVRGKAGKPVEFGAKLAASVRDGYVFLDRISWDNFNEAGDLKAQIEAFKQHTGVYPESVHVDRIYRNRENRAFCKERGIRISGPPLGRPPANVSSDKKKQALDDEKVRNAIEGKFGISKRRFSLNRVMAKLPHTSQTAIAITFLVMNLSTLLRQFFCLFLCNTQHHAFFLDNY
- the bchM gene encoding magnesium protoporphyrin IX methyltransferase; the protein is MNTIDDKIVVKEYFNATGFDRWRRIYGDGEVNKVQLDIRTGHQQTVDTVLSWLEADGNLSGLSICDAGCGVGSLSIPLAKSGAKVFGSDISEKMVEEAKDRAKESLGNVDNLTFAAQDLEGLSGKYNTVICLDVLIHYPQDKAAQMIAHLASLAESRLILSFAPKTLCYSLLKKVGEFFPGPSKATRAYLHREADIIKILEDNGFSIQRNAMTSTRFYFSRLLEATRQ
- a CDS encoding DUF423 domain-containing protein gives rise to the protein MTRIFIVIAAILAGLAVAAGAFAGHALKEKLTERALEIFETGARYQMYHALALLMVALLLTRAETSQNFLTASGSAFIVGVALFSGSLYALSLSGIKWLGAITPLGGVAFMVGWGCLAIAAWGFK
- a CDS encoding SMI1/KNR4 family protein — encoded protein: MEQQDIDKLIHAIESIGIVDSPDVSMPMPMHCQVLPPQPWDKKAFEESLGITLPLALVHLWDKTSGLRLFEDVTYGQWGLILWSSDRVITEQEQRIAQDHIQSASSFT
- a CDS encoding Uma2 family endonuclease — translated: MVKSQSQLTLEEFLALPDNDVAYELIDGQAVPKMSPKFFHSSVQKALLLLLDPWSEDRGRIEPEWAVTLKRQGKDWVPAPDLLYISYERLPTDWLRDEACPTPCELAIEIISPGQTFGELTAKATDYLAAGVLRVWIVDTQARSITVFYPDAPPQTCTGTTSLADPIFPELQLTPEQIFRKAGLSIR